One window of the Catenulispora sp. MAP5-51 genome contains the following:
- a CDS encoding DUF2142 domain-containing protein has product MSRTVPARQRPTIVRRTWRAAFAAFALLAVAWSLAMPADGTTDERQHLERAYGAVTGRLAGPQGEDPLVHRPGAAFEVPKSLLPPNALCVYFPNVHQDQSWVARPASCQHPAPSTHAKTRVVSWVGRYNPLYYLAVGGPLRFWPDMTGIVLSRILAALLASAFAATAAAIAIRTRRPMLLAALLTVLTPTTIALNSTVNPNGIEISAALLLWVCLVDLARPGAAGRRLSPVPAAERGCGARLSRVGVLRQATIGADSEDRRSLGGLLRQATSAVPVVQAGPADRRSPAGLLRRAAFALAPAGPGASPSQLALLLLAAVSGAVVLTVRAEGPFWFALAVAGSLAVAEPGRIRELFRWRAARRVAAAWAVTAVLAVVWNVVSGNDKVTETLIAVHPADHRVGTLLRVVAVTRVGGWFSEAFALDVQASWVPMLWAALAAAVLVPVAVLRTRRVAVVALAVAAASLGITVVLEIKFLGTLGWSQYGRYFLPGLAGTAVLLASGPAGELPPVLRRRIPRLFALGAAFCQLWVLAVEMTRVQAGPDAPLNPLGGSWHPAAGSLTVLAVAALGAAALIALVWAATADTTATAATADTTATATAAVPAAATALAAPEAVPEPANS; this is encoded by the coding sequence GTGTCCCGGACCGTGCCCGCGCGGCAGCGCCCGACCATCGTCCGCCGGACCTGGCGGGCGGCCTTCGCCGCCTTCGCCCTGCTGGCCGTCGCCTGGTCCCTGGCCATGCCCGCGGACGGCACCACCGATGAACGCCAGCACCTGGAGCGCGCCTACGGCGCGGTCACCGGCCGCCTGGCGGGCCCGCAGGGTGAGGACCCGCTGGTCCACCGCCCCGGCGCCGCCTTCGAGGTACCGAAGAGCCTGCTTCCGCCGAACGCGCTGTGCGTCTACTTCCCGAACGTCCACCAGGACCAGAGCTGGGTGGCGCGACCCGCGAGCTGCCAGCACCCGGCGCCGTCCACCCACGCCAAGACCCGCGTGGTGTCCTGGGTGGGACGCTACAACCCGCTGTACTACCTGGCGGTCGGCGGCCCGCTGCGCTTCTGGCCGGACATGACCGGCATCGTGCTGAGCCGCATCCTGGCCGCCCTGCTGGCCTCGGCGTTCGCCGCGACGGCGGCGGCGATCGCGATCCGCACCCGCCGCCCGATGCTGCTGGCGGCGCTGCTGACGGTCCTCACGCCGACCACCATCGCGCTGAACTCCACGGTGAACCCGAACGGGATCGAGATCTCGGCGGCGCTGCTGCTGTGGGTGTGCCTGGTGGATCTGGCGCGGCCGGGGGCGGCGGGGCGGAGGCTCTCGCCGGTGCCCGCAGCCGAACGGGGCTGTGGTGCGCGGCTTTCGCGGGTCGGTGTGCTGCGACAGGCGACCATCGGGGCTGATTCCGAGGACCGGCGCTCGCTGGGCGGGCTGCTGCGGCAGGCGACTTCTGCGGTCCCGGTTGTCCAGGCCGGTCCTGCCGACCGGCGCTCGCCTGCCGGCCTGCTGCGGCGCGCGGCTTTCGCGTTGGCGCCGGCCGGTCCGGGCGCGTCCCCCTCCCAGCTCGCCCTCCTGCTGCTCGCCGCCGTTTCCGGCGCCGTCGTCCTCACCGTCCGCGCCGAGGGCCCGTTCTGGTTCGCCCTGGCCGTCGCCGGCTCGCTGGCGGTCGCCGAGCCGGGCCGTATCAGGGAGCTGTTTCGGTGGCGCGCCGCCCGCCGGGTCGCCGCCGCCTGGGCCGTGACCGCTGTGCTGGCCGTGGTCTGGAACGTGGTCTCGGGCAATGACAAGGTCACCGAGACCCTCATCGCCGTCCACCCCGCCGACCACCGTGTCGGCACCCTGCTCCGGGTGGTCGCCGTGACCCGCGTCGGCGGGTGGTTCAGCGAGGCGTTCGCGCTGGACGTGCAGGCCTCGTGGGTGCCGATGCTGTGGGCGGCGCTGGCGGCGGCGGTGCTGGTCCCGGTGGCGGTGCTGCGGACCCGGCGGGTGGCGGTCGTGGCGCTCGCCGTCGCGGCGGCCTCGCTCGGGATCACCGTGGTGCTGGAGATCAAGTTCCTCGGGACGCTCGGCTGGTCCCAGTACGGCCGCTACTTCCTGCCCGGCCTGGCCGGCACCGCCGTGCTGCTGGCCTCCGGTCCCGCCGGGGAGCTGCCGCCGGTGCTGCGCCGCCGGATCCCGCGCCTGTTCGCCCTCGGGGCCGCGTTCTGCCAGCTGTGGGTGCTCGCCGTCGAGATGACGCGGGTCCAGGCCGGTCCCGACGCCCCGCTGAACCCCCTGGGCGGCTCCTGGCACCCGGCCGCCGGGTCGCTCACGGTGCTCGCCGTGGCGGCGCTGGGAGCCGCGGCCCTGATCGCCCTCGTGTGGGCCGCCACAGCCGATACGACCGCCACAGCCGCTACAGCCGACACGACCGCCACGGCCACCGCCGCCGTCCCCGCCGCCGCTACCGCACTCGCGGCTCCCGAGGCGGTACCCGAACCGGCAAACTCCTGA
- a CDS encoding NAD(P)/FAD-dependent oxidoreductase, with the protein MSSQAPESGQDATDAPAVAVVVIGAGPAGLTAAYQLVKSGVRPTVFESDDVVGGISRTVERGGWRFDIGGHRFFTKAGPVEALWHEILPDEDFLMRPRMSRIHYRGKLFDYPLKAGNALSGLGLVEAARCVASYVWAQIKPPKDQTKFEGWVAARFGFRLYSIFFKTYTEKVWGMPANEIEADWAAQRIKNLSLFKAVVNALAPKRKNQKQITSLIEQFQYPKYGPGMMWERCRDLVTDAGGSVVMNTWVTAVHRAEGGAVAVTVKNGAGERTVQADHVVSSMPISALVRAMDPPAPAEVLAAADDLRYRDFLTVALVVPESAGFPDNWIYIHTPGVRVGRIQNFGSWSPYLVKEGRTCLGLEYFVSEGDDLWEAADDVLIKQGAQELEALGLVNADAVEEGYVVRMPKAYPVYDEYYRANVDVIREWLAREVPNVHPVGRNGMHRYNNQDHSMMTAMLTAENIATGTTHDVWSVNVEEEYHEEGSEQKPSGTSGTGRDAPIVPRRRVEAPSGAKAAKADQRV; encoded by the coding sequence ATCTCTTCACAAGCGCCAGAATCCGGACAGGACGCGACCGACGCGCCCGCCGTCGCCGTCGTCGTCATCGGGGCCGGGCCGGCCGGGCTGACCGCCGCCTACCAGCTGGTCAAGTCCGGGGTGCGGCCGACCGTCTTCGAGTCCGACGACGTCGTCGGCGGCATCAGCCGGACCGTGGAGCGCGGCGGATGGCGGTTCGACATCGGCGGCCACCGCTTCTTCACCAAGGCCGGGCCGGTGGAGGCGCTGTGGCACGAGATCCTGCCCGACGAGGACTTCCTGATGCGGCCGCGGATGAGCCGCATCCACTACCGCGGCAAGCTGTTCGACTACCCGCTCAAGGCCGGCAACGCGCTGTCCGGGCTGGGGCTGGTCGAGGCCGCGCGCTGCGTCGCCTCCTACGTCTGGGCGCAGATCAAGCCGCCGAAGGACCAGACCAAGTTCGAGGGCTGGGTCGCCGCGCGCTTCGGTTTCCGGCTGTACTCGATCTTCTTCAAGACCTACACCGAGAAGGTGTGGGGCATGCCGGCCAACGAGATCGAGGCCGACTGGGCCGCCCAGCGGATCAAGAACCTGTCGCTGTTCAAGGCGGTGGTCAACGCGCTGGCCCCGAAGCGCAAGAACCAGAAGCAGATCACCAGCCTGATCGAGCAGTTCCAGTATCCGAAGTACGGCCCCGGCATGATGTGGGAGCGCTGCCGGGACCTGGTGACCGACGCCGGCGGCTCGGTCGTGATGAACACCTGGGTCACCGCCGTGCACCGGGCCGAGGGCGGCGCCGTCGCGGTGACCGTGAAGAACGGCGCCGGCGAGCGCACCGTCCAGGCCGACCACGTGGTCTCCTCGATGCCGATCTCCGCGCTGGTGCGCGCGATGGACCCGCCGGCCCCGGCCGAGGTGCTCGCCGCCGCCGACGACCTGCGCTACCGCGACTTCCTCACCGTCGCGCTGGTGGTGCCCGAGTCCGCCGGCTTCCCCGACAACTGGATCTACATCCACACCCCCGGCGTGCGGGTCGGCCGGATCCAGAACTTCGGCTCGTGGTCGCCGTACCTGGTCAAGGAGGGGCGCACCTGCCTGGGCCTGGAGTACTTCGTCTCCGAGGGCGACGACCTGTGGGAGGCCGCCGACGACGTCCTGATCAAGCAGGGCGCGCAGGAGCTGGAGGCGCTCGGCCTGGTGAACGCCGACGCCGTCGAAGAGGGCTACGTGGTGCGGATGCCCAAGGCGTACCCGGTCTACGACGAGTACTACCGCGCCAACGTGGACGTGATCCGCGAGTGGCTGGCGCGCGAGGTCCCGAACGTGCACCCGGTCGGCCGCAACGGCATGCACCGCTACAACAACCAGGACCACTCGATGATGACGGCGATGCTCACCGCCGAGAACATCGCCACCGGCACCACGCACGACGTGTGGTCGGTGAACGTCGAGGAGGAGTACCACGAGGAGGGCTCGGAGCAGAAACCCTCCGGCACCTCGGGGACCGGCCGCGACGCGCCGATCGTGCCGCGCCGGCGGGTCGAGGCGCCGAGCGGGGCCAAGGCCGCGAAGGCCGATCAGCGGGTCTGA
- a CDS encoding CAP domain-containing protein, whose translation MDLRTWQEAGIRAGSYSARHRGRSPFSPLRPTPIAIGSLSTAAIAAFAFVAPGILHGSPAGTGSTVLDGAPNRITPMAQGFGGNAAPGFVTVTAPASSSSDVPATPTSTAAAPAASSSSPAPMTAHSPTAPASSSRPSQPQPSQSQPSPSAPSTPSRPPATPPSSPPTAPVVPSPTTPTSNTAPFNSSAAVSSALSEIGSARGQQGVSGLSLDSLLSKAAKLHSTDMAHTGDFSHIGSDGSDPFSRAADVGCYSLSQELIAHGKPGDDVIGALMKDPSSRRALLSFWNTTIGVSAQLDPATGDVYWTIELGWM comes from the coding sequence ATGGACCTACGCACGTGGCAGGAGGCCGGCATCAGGGCCGGCTCCTACAGCGCGCGCCACCGGGGCCGCAGCCCGTTCAGCCCGCTGCGGCCGACGCCGATCGCCATCGGCAGCCTGTCCACGGCCGCCATCGCCGCGTTCGCCTTCGTCGCGCCCGGGATCCTGCACGGCAGCCCGGCGGGGACCGGTTCGACGGTTCTGGACGGTGCGCCGAACCGCATAACGCCGATGGCGCAGGGCTTCGGCGGCAACGCGGCTCCAGGGTTCGTGACCGTGACCGCGCCGGCCAGTTCGTCCTCGGACGTGCCCGCGACGCCGACCAGCACCGCGGCCGCCCCGGCCGCGTCGAGCTCCAGCCCGGCGCCGATGACGGCGCACTCCCCGACCGCGCCGGCCTCCTCCTCGCGGCCCTCGCAGCCGCAGCCGAGCCAGTCGCAGCCCTCGCCGTCGGCCCCCTCCACGCCGAGCCGGCCGCCGGCCACTCCCCCGAGCAGCCCGCCGACCGCGCCGGTGGTGCCGTCGCCGACCACGCCGACGTCGAACACCGCGCCGTTCAACTCCTCGGCCGCGGTCTCCTCGGCCCTGAGCGAGATCGGCAGCGCCCGGGGCCAGCAGGGGGTCAGCGGGCTGAGCCTGGACTCGCTGCTGTCCAAGGCGGCGAAGCTGCATTCCACGGACATGGCGCACACCGGCGACTTCAGCCACATCGGCTCCGACGGCTCCGATCCGTTCAGCCGCGCGGCGGACGTGGGCTGCTACTCGCTGTCCCAGGAGCTGATCGCGCACGGCAAGCCCGGCGACGACGTCATCGGCGCGCTGATGAAGGACCCGTCCTCGCGGCGGGCGCTGCTGTCGTTCTGGAACACCACGATCGGGGTCTCGGCACAGCTGGACCCGGCGACCGGCGACGTGTACTGGACGATCGAGCTCGGCTGGATGTGA
- a CDS encoding CAP domain-containing protein has translation MASVLDDGERSDRPRRPTSHRRRAPQRRRRLRGPAITAVVGGLAITAPLMLRPGVEGVVALGPGGSAPTSAAPADVTTQSPTPSPSSDPTAAAGSRSTPPVSRDATRSATPGFSGFSGTPTEPTEPTEPTESAQPTGNGEPTVQVSSDQAASYEAEVVALTNDQRVAHGCPALRDDSRLRAAAIGHSVDMRARDYFDHNTPAGVTPWTRIEAQGYSDPSAENIARGQSTPQAVVEAWMNSAGHRANILNCSSKAIGVGVQFGPDGPWWTQDFGYS, from the coding sequence ATGGCCTCAGTGCTTGACGACGGGGAACGGTCCGACCGCCCCCGGCGCCCGACCAGCCACCGGCGCAGAGCGCCCCAGCGGCGCCGGAGGCTGCGCGGGCCGGCGATCACCGCGGTCGTCGGCGGGCTGGCGATCACCGCGCCGCTGATGCTGCGCCCCGGGGTCGAAGGCGTGGTCGCGCTCGGGCCCGGCGGCTCGGCACCGACCAGCGCCGCCCCCGCCGACGTCACGACGCAGTCCCCGACCCCGTCACCCTCGTCGGACCCGACGGCGGCGGCCGGCAGCCGCTCCACCCCGCCGGTGTCCCGCGACGCGACCCGCTCGGCCACGCCCGGCTTCTCCGGCTTCTCCGGCACCCCCACCGAGCCCACTGAGCCCACCGAGCCCACCGAGTCCGCCCAGCCCACCGGCAACGGCGAGCCGACCGTGCAGGTCTCCTCGGACCAGGCCGCCTCCTACGAGGCCGAAGTCGTCGCGCTGACCAACGACCAGCGCGTCGCGCACGGCTGCCCGGCCCTGCGCGACGACTCCCGGCTGCGCGCCGCGGCGATAGGCCACAGCGTCGACATGAGGGCCCGGGACTACTTCGATCACAACACCCCCGCCGGCGTGACGCCGTGGACCCGCATCGAAGCTCAGGGATACTCAGATCCCTCCGCCGAGAACATCGCGCGGGGCCAGTCCACGCCGCAGGCGGTCGTGGAGGCCTGGATGAACTCCGCGGGCCACCGCGCCAACATCCTGAACTGCTCGTCCAAGGCCATCGGGGTGGGCGTGCAGTTCGGTCCGGACGGGCCGTGGTGGACCCAGGACTTCGGGTATTCCTGA
- the smc gene encoding chromosome segregation protein SMC: MYLKTLTLRGFKSFASATTLRLEPGITCVVGPNGSGKSNVVDALAWVMGEQGAKSLRGGKMEDVIFAGTTGRAPLGRAEVALTIDNGDGALPIDYSEVTISRIMFRNGGSEYAINGDPCRLLDIQELLSDSGIGREMHVILGQGRLDAVLQASAEDRRTFIEEAAGVLKHRKRKEKALRKLDAMQANLTRLTDLTGELRRQLKPLGRQAEVARRAVVIQADLRDARLRLLADDLVGMRQAFEQEAADEEQMKVRRKQLERQYAEGQAQESELEQRGAALVPYLAESQETWYRLSSLKERYRGSAQLAVERVRNASRTAPEERHGRDPEEMQAEAMRIREEEAELAEEIAEAQESLAGAVMQRTDAETALQQEERRLAASVRAAADQRESLAKLDGRVGAMRSKAAAADAEIGRLGAAAEEARGRAAGVQREYDELKAEVETLETDGGGLDDEVEQASQALSEAEEKLTELRAAEREAQKEHAGFAARKEALELGLNRKDGAGALLAATDRLSGLLGSVAAILTVESGAEAAVAAALGTAADAVAVSSVDSAVNAIRLLKADDAGQATVIVGGDVSYSDDGDWPELPQNARYVIDLIQVQGELRPAFTRLLNRMAVVEDLSEASELIGKIPEVRAVTRDGDVLGRDSARGGSSSAPTLLEVQAAVDEATEKLYEAGARAERLRTELEFATTQRQTAKALVDTLMAQRREADSQKAGVAQQLGRLGGQARAALGEVERFVTAIAKAEEARDRDLGQIEELEGQLLEAQEAAAAAEELDDVLSTGRRDDFAQQATAARTAEMEARLAVRTAEERARALAGRADQLDRAAQQEREARERAIERAERLAEEAEVARAVAHGFEQVIRHLEQSLALAQARREEAERARVEHDAQIQVVRARVRELSGELEKLTDSVHRDEVARAERRMRIEQMEEKALAEHGVEADVLVAEYGPEVPIPPTVAGDIAVPYDRAEQQRRLKKAEKDYAALGKVNPLALEEFAALEERHQFLSEQLEDLKKTRKDLLDIIKEVDDRVEQVFTEAYADVAREFEGVFSRLFPGGDGRLILTDPEDMLTTGIEVEARPPGKKVKRLSLLSGGERSLTAVAFLVSIFKARPSPFYIMDEVEAALDDTNLGRLINIMEELRATSQLIVITHQKRTMEVADALYGVTMRGDGVTTVISQKLRDKATGAMGDAPKVVPAQTAQDVARMASGKAMEDEPV; the protein is encoded by the coding sequence GTGTACCTGAAGACCCTGACCCTGCGCGGCTTCAAGTCCTTCGCCTCGGCCACCACCCTGCGCCTGGAACCGGGCATCACCTGCGTGGTCGGCCCCAACGGCTCGGGCAAGTCGAACGTGGTGGACGCCCTGGCCTGGGTGATGGGCGAGCAGGGTGCCAAGTCGCTGCGCGGCGGCAAGATGGAGGACGTCATCTTCGCCGGCACCACCGGCCGCGCGCCGCTGGGCCGCGCCGAGGTGGCGCTCACCATCGACAACGGCGACGGCGCGCTCCCCATCGACTACTCCGAGGTCACCATCTCGCGGATCATGTTCCGCAACGGCGGCTCGGAGTACGCGATCAACGGCGACCCCTGCCGGCTGCTGGACATCCAGGAACTGCTCTCCGACTCCGGCATCGGCCGCGAGATGCACGTCATCCTCGGCCAGGGCCGGCTGGACGCGGTGCTGCAGGCCAGCGCCGAGGACCGGCGCACCTTCATCGAGGAGGCGGCCGGCGTCCTGAAGCACCGCAAGCGCAAGGAGAAGGCGCTTCGCAAGCTGGACGCGATGCAGGCCAACCTGACCCGGCTCACAGACCTGACCGGCGAGCTGCGCCGCCAGCTCAAGCCGCTGGGCCGGCAGGCCGAGGTGGCCCGCCGCGCGGTGGTCATCCAGGCCGATCTGCGCGACGCCCGGCTGCGGCTGCTCGCCGACGACCTGGTCGGCATGCGCCAGGCCTTCGAGCAGGAGGCCGCCGACGAAGAGCAGATGAAGGTCCGGCGCAAGCAGCTGGAGCGCCAGTACGCCGAAGGACAGGCCCAGGAGTCCGAGCTCGAACAGCGCGGCGCGGCCCTGGTGCCCTACCTGGCCGAGAGCCAGGAGACCTGGTACCGCCTCAGCTCCCTGAAGGAGCGCTACCGGGGCTCGGCCCAGCTGGCCGTCGAGCGGGTCCGCAACGCCTCGCGCACCGCGCCGGAGGAGCGGCACGGCCGCGACCCGGAGGAGATGCAGGCCGAGGCCATGCGGATCCGCGAGGAAGAGGCCGAACTCGCCGAGGAGATCGCCGAGGCCCAGGAGAGCCTGGCCGGCGCGGTCATGCAGCGGACCGACGCCGAGACCGCGCTGCAGCAGGAGGAACGGCGCCTGGCCGCCTCCGTGCGCGCCGCCGCCGACCAGCGCGAGAGCCTGGCCAAACTCGACGGCCGGGTCGGCGCCATGCGCTCCAAGGCCGCCGCCGCCGACGCCGAGATCGGCCGCCTCGGCGCCGCCGCCGAGGAGGCCCGGGGCCGGGCCGCCGGCGTGCAGCGCGAGTACGACGAGCTCAAGGCCGAGGTCGAGACCCTGGAGACGGACGGCGGCGGGCTCGACGATGAGGTCGAACAGGCCTCGCAGGCGCTGTCCGAGGCCGAGGAGAAGCTCACCGAGCTGCGGGCCGCCGAGCGCGAGGCCCAGAAGGAGCACGCCGGCTTCGCCGCCCGCAAGGAAGCCCTGGAACTGGGCCTGAACCGCAAGGACGGCGCCGGCGCCCTGCTGGCCGCCACCGACCGGCTGTCGGGCCTGCTCGGCAGCGTCGCGGCGATACTGACCGTGGAGTCCGGCGCCGAGGCCGCGGTGGCCGCCGCCCTGGGCACCGCCGCCGACGCGGTCGCGGTGAGCAGCGTGGACAGCGCGGTGAACGCGATCCGGCTGCTGAAGGCCGACGACGCGGGCCAGGCCACGGTCATCGTCGGCGGCGACGTCTCCTACTCCGACGACGGCGACTGGCCCGAGCTGCCGCAGAACGCCCGCTATGTCATCGACCTGATCCAGGTCCAGGGGGAGCTGCGCCCGGCGTTCACCCGGCTGCTGAACCGGATGGCGGTCGTCGAGGACCTGTCCGAGGCCTCCGAGCTGATCGGCAAGATCCCGGAGGTGCGGGCCGTGACCCGCGACGGCGACGTGCTGGGCCGGGACTCGGCGCGCGGCGGCTCGTCCTCGGCGCCGACGCTGCTGGAGGTCCAGGCCGCGGTCGACGAGGCCACCGAGAAGCTCTACGAGGCCGGCGCCCGCGCCGAGCGGCTGCGCACCGAGCTGGAGTTCGCCACGACCCAGCGGCAGACCGCGAAGGCCCTGGTGGACACGCTGATGGCGCAGCGCCGCGAGGCCGACAGCCAGAAGGCCGGCGTCGCCCAGCAGCTGGGCCGGCTCGGCGGTCAGGCCCGGGCGGCGCTCGGCGAGGTGGAGCGCTTCGTCACGGCGATCGCCAAGGCCGAGGAGGCCCGCGACCGGGATCTGGGCCAGATCGAGGAGCTGGAGGGCCAGCTTCTGGAGGCGCAGGAGGCCGCGGCCGCCGCCGAGGAGCTCGACGACGTGCTGTCCACCGGCCGCCGCGACGACTTCGCGCAGCAGGCCACCGCCGCGCGCACCGCGGAGATGGAGGCCCGCCTGGCGGTGCGCACCGCCGAGGAGCGGGCCCGCGCCCTGGCCGGCCGCGCCGACCAGCTGGACCGCGCCGCGCAGCAGGAGCGCGAGGCCCGCGAGCGGGCCATAGAGCGCGCCGAGCGCCTGGCCGAGGAGGCCGAGGTGGCCCGGGCCGTGGCCCACGGCTTCGAGCAGGTCATCCGGCACCTGGAGCAGTCCCTGGCGCTGGCCCAGGCCCGGCGCGAGGAGGCCGAGCGCGCCCGGGTCGAGCACGACGCCCAGATCCAGGTCGTGCGCGCCCGGGTCCGCGAGCTGTCCGGCGAGCTGGAGAAGCTCACCGACTCGGTGCACCGCGACGAGGTGGCCCGCGCCGAGCGCCGGATGCGCATCGAGCAGATGGAGGAGAAGGCGCTGGCCGAGCACGGCGTCGAGGCCGACGTGCTGGTCGCCGAGTACGGCCCCGAGGTGCCGATCCCGCCGACCGTCGCCGGCGACATCGCCGTGCCCTACGACCGCGCCGAGCAGCAGCGCCGGCTGAAGAAGGCGGAGAAGGACTACGCGGCCCTGGGCAAGGTCAACCCGCTGGCGCTGGAGGAGTTCGCGGCGTTGGAGGAGCGGCACCAGTTCCTGTCCGAGCAGCTGGAGGACCTGAAGAAGACCCGCAAGGACCTGCTGGACATCATCAAGGAGGTCGACGACCGGGTCGAGCAGGTCTTCACCGAGGCTTACGCCGACGTCGCGCGCGAGTTCGAGGGCGTGTTCTCCCGCCTGTTCCCGGGCGGCGACGGCCGGCTGATCCTCACCGACCCCGAGGACATGCTGACCACCGGCATCGAGGTCGAGGCCCGCCCGCCGGGCAAGAAGGTCAAGCGCCTGTCGCTGCTGTCCGGCGGCGAGCGCTCGCTGACCGCCGTGGCCTTCCTGGTG